A single region of the Manihot esculenta cultivar AM560-2 chromosome 12, M.esculenta_v8, whole genome shotgun sequence genome encodes:
- the LOC110628643 gene encoding U4/U6 small nuclear ribonucleoprotein Prp31 homolog — protein sequence MATLADSFLADLDELSDNDADIIEEDDVDAGNMEEDIDGDMADIETLNYDDLDSVSKLQKTQRYNDIMQKVEDALEKGSDISNQGLVLEDDPEYQLIVDCNALSVDIENEIIIIHNFIRDKYRLKFPELESLVHHPIDYARVVKKIGNEMDLTLVDLEGLLPSAIIMVVSVTASTTSGKPLPDEVLQKTIDACDRALALDAAKKKVLDFVESRMGYIAPNLSAIVGSAVAAKLMGTAGGLSALAKMPACNVQLLGAKKKNLAGFSTATSQFRVGYIEQTEVFQTTPPALRMRACRLLAAKSTLAARVDSTRGDPSGNTGRSLREEIRKKIEKWQEPPPAKQPKPLPVPDSEPKKKRGGRRLRKMKERYALTDMRKLANRMQFGVPEESSLGDGLGEGYGMLGQAGSGKLRVSVAQSKLAAKVAKKFKEKTYGSSGATSGLTSSLAFTPVQGIELTNPQAHAHQLGSGTQSTYFSETGTFSKIKRT from the exons ATG GCAACTCTTGCTGATTCTTTCCTTGCGGATCTTGATGAGCTATCTGACAATGATGCTGATATTATT GAGGAAGATGATGTTGATGCTGGAAACATGGAGGAAGACATTGATGGGGACATGGCAGACATTGAAACTCTTAATTATGATGATTTGGATAGTGTGTCTAAATTGCAGAAAACACAGAGATACAACGACATAATGCAG AAAGTGGAAGATGCTCTTGAGAAGGGTTCTGATATTTCAAATCAGGGTTTGGTACTGGAAGATGATCCTGAATATCAGCTTATTGTGGATTGCAATGCCTTATCAGTTGACATTGAGAATGAAATAATTATAATCCACAATTTTATTCGTGACAAGTACCGTTTGAAATTTCCTGAGCTTGAATCACTTGTTCACCATCCTATCGATTATGCACGTGTGGTAAAGAAGATTGGCAATGAGATGGATTTAACCCTTGTAGACCTGGAAGGGCTTTTACCATCAGCTATTATTATGGTGGTCTCAGTAACAGCATCGACAACAAGTGGCAAGCCACTTCCTGATGAAGTCCTTCAAAAGACAATTGATGCATGTGATCGAGCTCTTGCTCTTGATGCTGCAAAGAAAAAGGTCCTTGATTTCGTAGAGAGCAGAATGGGATACATTGCACCAAATCTTTCTGCTATTGTTGGGAGTGCTGTTGCAGCAAAGCTTATGGGAACAGCTGGTGGTCTTTCAGCATTAGCCAAGATGCCTGCTTGTAATGTTCAGCTTCTTGGTGCCAAGAAGAAGAACCTGGCAGGGTTTTCCACAGCCACATCTCAATTTCGTGTAGGTTATATTGAGCAAACAGAAGTATTTCAGACCACACCACCTGCTCTTAGAATGCGTGCTTGCCGATTATTGGCTGCAAAATCAACACTGGCTGCACGGGTAGATTCTACCAGGGGGGATCCATCAGGAAACACGGGAAGATCCCTTCGGGAAGAGATTCGTAAGAAAATAGAAAAGTGGCAGGAGCCTCCTCCGGCAAAGCAACCTAAACCACTTCCAGTTCCTGACTCTGAACCTAAGAAAAAGAGAGGGGGTCGGCGGCTGAGAAAGATGAAGGAAAG ATACGCTTTGACAGACATGAGGAAGCTTGCCAACAGGATGCAATTTGGTGTGCCTGAAGAGAGCTCTTTAG GTGATGGACTTGGGGAAGGCTATGGGATGCTTGGTCAAGCTGGAAGCGGCAAGCTGCGTGTATCAGTTGCTCAGAGCAAGCTTGCTGCAAAAGTTGCGAAGAA ATTCAAGGAGAAGACTTATGGAAGTAGCGGGGCTACATCTGGTCTGACATCAAGTCTGGCATTTACGCCTGTGCAG GGTATTGAACTCACAAATCCGCAAGCTCATGCACACCAACTCGGCAGTGGAACCCAGAGCACCTACTTTTCTGAGACTGGAACATTTTCGAAGATTAAGAGGACGTAA